The following are from one region of the Hymenobacter sp. YIM 151858-1 genome:
- a CDS encoding helix-hairpin-helix domain-containing protein, with protein sequence MSCLGNQVRRGRAGAGLLLAALCALGAPRAQAQVQDYPRPRPDLDRLLQELFAEPQSDQQPYEDLYETLLQYLQTPLNLNTATREELTSLLLLSPAQVTALLEHRERNGALLSLYELQSIDELDLRTIYRLAPFVTVGEPSGNAVRGPLWQRIRQEENNALFIRYERVLQQRKGYTAPTLNSNGTPASRYLGSPDKLLVRFRTSHARDFSIGLAAEKDAGEQLIWSPGTRRYGFDYYSAHLGLFERGRLKAVIVGDYQLQFGQGLLLSSGLQVGKGAETITTLRRSNLGIRPYTSVLESAFFRGAAATVAPTPGWRLTGFASLKRVDATLRTAVADSLEEEATDFASGLLLTGFHRTASELRNRRSLREGMVGGNVSFAPIGRQLSLGLTAVGTAFGQPLQRRPEPYNLFEFSGKQNLAVSAHYSYGWRNLSLFGETARSSSGGLGTVNGLLASLGQDVDAAVLYRHYARNFHTLYGNAFGENTRTINESGLYLGLKVRPVARWELAAYYDQFRFPWLRYQVSAPSRGYDWLVRVAFAPTKTSQLYAQVRTRQKAYDADGPRPVPEPVPTVRRSLLLFYDTRPSSILSLRTRLQGTHYSQLLGPRRTGYLLAQDVTVQPVRALRLSARYALFDTDDYDTRQYAYEQDVLYAFSVPALAGRGTRVYALAEYKLGRRITMWVRYATTTYRGQKTVGSGLEEIQGPQRSEVKAQLRVAL encoded by the coding sequence ATGAGCTGCCTAGGTAACCAAGTGCGCCGCGGCCGGGCAGGAGCGGGGCTGCTGCTCGCGGCCCTGTGCGCCCTAGGTGCGCCGCGCGCGCAGGCCCAGGTGCAGGACTACCCGCGCCCGCGCCCCGACCTCGACCGGCTGCTGCAGGAGCTGTTTGCCGAGCCGCAAAGCGACCAGCAGCCCTACGAGGACCTGTACGAAACCCTGCTGCAATACCTGCAAACGCCGCTCAACCTGAACACCGCCACCCGCGAGGAGCTGACGAGCCTGCTGCTGCTCTCGCCGGCGCAGGTTACGGCCCTGCTCGAGCACCGCGAGCGAAACGGAGCCCTGCTGAGCCTGTATGAGCTGCAAAGCATCGACGAGCTGGATTTGCGCACCATTTACCGGCTGGCGCCCTTCGTGACGGTGGGCGAGCCGAGCGGCAACGCGGTGCGCGGGCCGCTGTGGCAGCGCATTCGGCAGGAAGAAAACAACGCGCTGTTCATCCGCTACGAGCGGGTGCTGCAGCAGCGCAAAGGTTACACGGCGCCCACCCTCAACAGCAACGGCACCCCAGCCAGCCGCTATTTAGGCTCGCCCGATAAGCTGTTGGTACGCTTCCGAACCAGCCACGCGCGCGATTTCAGCATTGGCCTGGCGGCCGAAAAAGACGCCGGCGAGCAACTCATCTGGAGCCCGGGTACCCGCCGCTACGGCTTCGATTATTACTCGGCGCACCTAGGGCTGTTTGAGCGCGGCCGGCTGAAGGCCGTGATTGTAGGCGACTACCAGCTGCAGTTCGGGCAAGGGCTGCTGCTGTCGTCGGGGTTGCAGGTGGGCAAGGGGGCCGAAACCATTACCACGCTGCGCCGCTCTAACCTGGGCATCCGTCCCTACACCTCGGTGCTCGAAAGCGCGTTTTTCCGCGGAGCAGCGGCCACGGTAGCGCCGACACCGGGTTGGCGCCTCACCGGTTTTGCCTCGCTGAAGCGCGTGGATGCGACGCTGCGCACCGCCGTGGCCGACTCGTTGGAGGAAGAAGCCACGGATTTTGCCTCGGGCTTGCTGCTGACGGGTTTCCACCGCACGGCCTCGGAGCTGCGCAACCGCCGCAGTTTGCGCGAGGGCATGGTGGGCGGCAACGTGAGCTTTGCGCCCATAGGCCGCCAGCTGAGCCTGGGGCTGACGGCCGTAGGCACCGCTTTCGGGCAGCCCTTGCAGCGCCGCCCCGAGCCGTACAATTTGTTCGAGTTCAGCGGGAAGCAAAACCTGGCGGTATCGGCGCACTACAGCTACGGCTGGCGCAACCTCAGCTTGTTCGGCGAAACGGCCCGCAGCAGCAGCGGCGGCCTGGGCACCGTAAACGGCCTGCTGGCTAGCCTCGGTCAGGATGTAGATGCCGCCGTGCTGTACCGGCACTACGCGCGCAACTTTCATACGCTCTACGGCAATGCGTTCGGCGAAAACACCCGCACCATCAACGAAAGCGGCTTGTACCTGGGCCTGAAAGTGCGGCCGGTGGCGCGCTGGGAGCTGGCGGCCTACTACGATCAGTTTCGGTTTCCGTGGTTGCGCTACCAGGTAAGCGCCCCCTCGCGCGGCTACGATTGGCTGGTGCGCGTGGCGTTTGCGCCCACCAAAACGAGCCAGCTTTACGCCCAGGTGCGCACCCGCCAAAAAGCCTACGACGCCGACGGCCCGCGCCCCGTGCCCGAGCCGGTGCCCACCGTGCGCCGTTCCCTGCTGCTGTTCTACGACACCAGACCGAGCAGCATCCTCAGCCTGCGCACCCGCCTGCAGGGCACCCACTACAGCCAGCTCCTAGGGCCGCGGCGCACCGGCTACCTGCTGGCGCAGGATGTAACCGTGCAGCCTGTGCGCGCCCTGCGCCTGTCGGCGCGTTACGCCCTCTTCGATACGGACGACTACGACACCCGCCAGTATGCCTACGAACAGGATGTGCTGTACGCTTTTTCGGTGCCGGCGCTGGCCGGCCGCGGCACCCGCGTGTATGCCCTGGCCGAGTACAAGCTGGGCCGCCGCATTACCATGTGGGTGCGCTACGCCACTACCACGTACCGCGGGCAAAAAACCGTGGGCTCGGGCCTGGAGGAAATTCAGGGCCCGCAACGCTCCGAGGTGAAAGCGCAATTGCGCGTGGCGTTGTAG
- a CDS encoding S46 family peptidase, with product MLKRSWLKGLLLALLLPAVARADEGMWLPLLVKRLNHADMQKKGLKLTPEEIYDVNNASLKDAIVQLGGFCTGEFVSKEGLLLTNHHCGYDAIQSHSTTQNNILQNGFYAQTRADEKANPGLFVDILVRMEDVTGKVLEGITPQTPEAERMATVQQRQRELANAAKENGQYVAYVRDMFAGNEYYLFVYQRFGDVRLVGAPPEAVGKFGGDTDNWMWPRHTGDFSLFRVYASKDNKPTAGFAADNVPYIPKKHLPVSLQGVSEGDFSMVFGFPGRTQRFLPAAGLQLTLDQSNPARIKLRDTRLKLWKEDMDRDPALRLAYASKYANIANYWKYFIGQNEGMKRLKTVDQKKGEEASLAQWIAADPARQQQYGAVLQDINQAYEGLRQYNLSAQYVNEGAFGTEIITLASRMMPLYQALKGTDKAAVQKAVEDLKEPVAEHFKDYSAATDKKVFAALLGLYMQDVPKEQQPDVFQTVQKQYGGSMAKYADYVFGNSLLTSKAKVEAFLAAPTAAKLEADPAFKTFQSIYSNYVQNILPKTQALQASLVRANRLYVAALREKNASKVYSPDANSTLRLSYGTVRAYKGRDAVQYNYYTTGQGILEKEDNTNPEFVVPAKQSQLLQAKDFGRFADKNGTLPVAFITDNDITGGNSGSPVINGRGELIGLAFDGNWEAMTGDLAYDPDLKRCINADIRYVLWCIEKLGGAKHIVDEMTIVNNGPNPNASVAANTPGADAKSTKVKVKTKKKKGEAASAGQ from the coding sequence ATGCTCAAACGCTCCTGGCTGAAAGGCCTGCTGCTGGCACTGTTGCTGCCCGCCGTAGCCCGCGCCGACGAAGGCATGTGGCTACCGCTGCTGGTTAAGCGCCTCAACCACGCCGACATGCAGAAGAAGGGCCTCAAGCTTACGCCCGAAGAAATTTACGACGTGAACAACGCCTCGCTCAAGGATGCCATCGTGCAGCTGGGCGGTTTCTGCACCGGCGAGTTCGTGTCGAAGGAAGGCCTGTTGCTCACCAACCACCACTGCGGTTACGACGCCATCCAGAGCCACAGCACCACGCAGAACAACATCCTGCAAAACGGCTTCTACGCCCAGACCCGCGCCGACGAGAAAGCCAACCCCGGCTTGTTCGTGGATATTCTGGTGCGCATGGAGGACGTAACCGGCAAGGTGCTGGAGGGCATTACGCCCCAAACGCCCGAGGCCGAGCGCATGGCCACGGTGCAGCAGCGCCAGCGCGAGCTGGCCAACGCCGCCAAGGAAAACGGCCAGTACGTGGCCTACGTGCGCGACATGTTTGCCGGCAACGAGTACTACCTGTTTGTGTACCAGCGCTTCGGCGACGTGCGCCTGGTAGGTGCTCCGCCCGAAGCCGTAGGTAAGTTCGGCGGCGACACCGACAACTGGATGTGGCCCCGCCACACCGGCGACTTCTCGCTGTTCCGGGTGTACGCTTCCAAGGACAACAAGCCCACTGCCGGCTTCGCAGCCGACAACGTGCCCTACATCCCCAAAAAGCACCTGCCCGTGAGCCTGCAGGGCGTAAGCGAGGGCGACTTTTCGATGGTGTTTGGCTTCCCCGGCCGTACGCAGCGCTTTTTGCCCGCCGCTGGCCTGCAGCTGACGCTCGACCAAAGCAACCCCGCCCGCATTAAACTGCGCGACACCCGCCTGAAGCTTTGGAAGGAAGACATGGACCGCGACCCGGCCCTGCGCCTGGCCTACGCCTCGAAGTACGCCAACATTGCCAACTACTGGAAGTACTTCATCGGCCAAAACGAGGGCATGAAACGCCTGAAAACCGTGGACCAGAAGAAAGGCGAAGAGGCCTCCCTGGCCCAATGGATTGCCGCCGACCCCGCCCGCCAGCAGCAGTACGGCGCGGTGCTCCAGGACATCAACCAGGCCTACGAAGGCTTGCGCCAGTACAACCTGAGCGCCCAGTACGTGAACGAAGGCGCTTTCGGCACCGAAATCATCACGCTGGCCTCGCGCATGATGCCGCTGTACCAGGCCCTGAAAGGCACCGACAAAGCGGCCGTGCAGAAAGCCGTTGAGGACCTGAAAGAGCCCGTAGCCGAGCACTTCAAGGACTACAGCGCCGCCACCGACAAGAAGGTGTTTGCCGCGCTCCTAGGTCTGTACATGCAGGATGTGCCCAAGGAGCAACAGCCCGACGTGTTCCAGACGGTGCAAAAGCAGTACGGCGGCTCGATGGCGAAGTACGCCGACTACGTGTTCGGCAACTCGCTGCTGACCTCGAAAGCCAAGGTTGAAGCTTTCCTGGCGGCGCCCACGGCGGCTAAGCTGGAGGCCGATCCGGCGTTTAAAACGTTCCAGTCGATCTACTCGAACTACGTGCAGAACATCCTGCCCAAAACGCAGGCCCTGCAAGCCAGCCTCGTGCGCGCCAACCGCCTGTACGTAGCCGCCCTGCGCGAGAAAAACGCCAGCAAGGTGTACTCGCCCGATGCCAACTCTACCTTGCGCCTGAGCTACGGCACCGTGCGCGCCTACAAAGGCCGCGACGCCGTGCAGTACAACTACTACACTACCGGCCAGGGCATTCTGGAAAAGGAAGACAACACCAACCCCGAGTTTGTGGTGCCGGCCAAGCAAAGCCAGCTGCTGCAGGCCAAGGATTTTGGCCGCTTCGCCGATAAAAACGGCACCCTGCCCGTTGCGTTCATCACCGACAACGACATTACGGGCGGCAACTCCGGCTCGCCGGTTATCAACGGCCGCGGCGAGCTGATTGGCCTGGCCTTCGACGGCAACTGGGAAGCCATGACCGGCGACTTGGCCTACGACCCCGACCTGAAGCGCTGCATCAACGCCGACATTCGCTACGTGCTGTGGTGCATCGAGAAGCTGGGCGGCGCCAAGCACATCGTCGATGAAATGACGATTGTAAACAACGGCCCGAACCCCAACGCCAGCGTGGCCGCCAACACCCCCGGCGCCGATGCCAAATCGACCAAAGTGAAGGTGAAAACGAAGAAGAAAAAGGGCGAGGCGGCTTCGGCTGGCCAGTAA
- the yidD gene encoding membrane protein insertion efficiency factor YidD, which produces MAALFKHFFLALVWVYRHLISPLKPATCRYTPTCSAYATEAIRRHGPWRGGWLALRRIGRCHPWGGFGYDPVPEK; this is translated from the coding sequence ATGGCAGCCCTGTTCAAACACTTTTTCCTGGCGTTGGTGTGGGTGTATCGGCACCTGATTTCGCCGCTCAAGCCTGCCACCTGCCGCTACACGCCCACTTGCTCGGCCTACGCCACCGAGGCCATTCGGCGCCACGGCCCGTGGCGCGGGGGCTGGCTGGCACTGCGCCGCATCGGGCGCTGCCACCCCTGGGGCGGCTTCGGCTACGACCCCGTTCCGGAAAAGTGA
- a CDS encoding SdiA-regulated/phytase-like domain-containing protein, whose protein sequence is MNRLLAGLLSMALIGSTACSEAQNEQAEGKGKKGKGGKKKDKTEALSPVAGLTKVGTMPSEVPESSGLARGPEAGTFYTHGDTRSPGGGPSIYLVRENGQLVRRIELQGVQQQDWESVSQDTQGRLYLADCGNNGNDRQDLTIYRIDPKNLGAVSKIQFSYPDQKEFPPAKEERNFDVEASLWHNGRIYLFSRDRANDRTSKIYSLDANGPARQTAQRVGELTLPGQVTDAALSPDGSRLVLLGREQIFVGAVSGSNFGEAKMQAVEMKGAGQTEGVVFIDNNTVLISSEQGALYRYNLPQ, encoded by the coding sequence ATGAACCGATTACTGGCGGGCCTGCTTAGCATGGCTCTTATTGGCTCTACTGCCTGTTCCGAAGCGCAAAACGAACAAGCCGAAGGCAAGGGCAAAAAAGGAAAAGGCGGTAAGAAGAAAGACAAAACCGAGGCGCTAAGCCCGGTGGCGGGCCTCACGAAAGTAGGCACCATGCCCAGCGAAGTGCCCGAAAGCTCGGGCCTGGCCCGGGGCCCCGAGGCCGGCACGTTCTACACCCACGGCGATACGCGCAGTCCCGGCGGTGGCCCCTCCATTTACCTGGTGCGCGAAAACGGCCAACTGGTGCGGCGTATCGAGCTGCAGGGCGTACAGCAGCAGGATTGGGAGTCGGTGTCGCAGGACACGCAGGGGCGCCTGTACCTTGCCGATTGCGGCAACAACGGCAACGACCGCCAAGACCTCACCATTTACCGCATCGACCCAAAGAACCTAGGCGCGGTCAGCAAAATCCAGTTCTCGTACCCCGATCAGAAGGAATTTCCGCCGGCTAAGGAGGAGCGCAACTTCGACGTGGAGGCCTCGCTGTGGCACAACGGGCGCATCTACCTGTTCTCGCGCGACCGGGCCAACGACCGCACCAGCAAAATCTACAGCCTCGATGCCAACGGCCCTGCCCGCCAAACGGCGCAGCGTGTGGGCGAGCTTACGCTGCCCGGCCAGGTAACCGATGCGGCCCTCAGCCCCGATGGCTCGCGCCTGGTGCTGCTGGGCCGCGAGCAAATTTTTGTGGGCGCCGTGAGCGGCAGCAACTTTGGCGAGGCCAAAATGCAAGCCGTGGAAATGAAAGGCGCCGGCCAAACCGAGGGCGTGGTGTTCATCGACAACAATACCGTACTCATCAGCAGCGAGCAGGGCGCTTTGTACCGCTACAACCTGCCGCAGTAG